From a region of the Solanum stenotomum isolate F172 chromosome 2, ASM1918654v1, whole genome shotgun sequence genome:
- the LOC125854248 gene encoding UDP-glycosyltransferase 92A1-like — protein MSDHQEHIVILPYLALGHMIPFIALAKKIQEKTNYKITIVSTPLNVKYLSSTIAKDSTNSNNISLVSLPYNSSEHGLPPNTENTEALPLKHMVTIFNSTLSLKEPLQKLILEIIEKDGKPPLCIVSDTFMGFASEVARSCGTFNVSFTTAGAYGTAAYVSLWLNLPHLLAIDGVFKMPGFDDSCCFFSVDQLHPFMKLANGDDPWSKVVKSLLLPSFDSIGFLCNSVEDIEPMGVRAIENLTKLPVWCIGPLLPQCMLKKSEKDSIFESRSGKEHGLSPEECISWLNEHPERSVLYISFGSQNTISTSQMMALAMGLEESERPFIWVVRPPFGYDIKGEFRSEWLPKGFQERVSKSKKGLLVKSWAPQLQILSHSSTGAFLTHCGWNSVLESLSQGVPIISWPLAGEQAFNSKMLMEEMGVCVELTKWYSSDVDKEDVKKVVETVLGESGKGKEMKEKANKIGMCIRDAVKEEGDFKGSSAKSLDDFISTLLCRRNMSS, from the exons atgagtgaCCATCAAGAACATATAGTAATCCTTCCATATCTAGCACTTGGCCATATGATACCTTTCATAGCCTTagccaaaaaaattcaagaaaaaactaaCTACAAAATCACTATTGTTAGTACCCCTTTAAATGTCAAATATCTTAGTTCCACTATAGCCAAAGATTCAACTAATTCAAATAACATTTCATTAGTTTCACTTCCTTATAATAGTAGCGAACATGGTTTACCACCAAATACAGAGAACACAGAGGCCTTACCATTAAAACACATGGTAACAATTTTCAACTCAACATTATCTCTTAAAGAACCACTCCAaaaattgattcttgaaattattgaaaaagatGGTAAGCCCCCTCTTTGTATAGTTTCTGATAC ATTTATGGGATTTGCTAGTGAAGTTGCAAGATCTTGTGGAACTTTTAATGTGAGTTTTACTACTGCTGGTGCTTATGGAACTGCAGCTTATGTGTCACTATGGTTAAATCTTCCTCATTTGTTAGCTATTGATGGGGTTTTCAAAATGCCTGGTTTTGATGATTCTTGTTGTTTTTTCTCTGTTGATCAACTTCATCCATTTATGAAATTAGCTAATGGGGATGACCCTTGGTCTAAAGTGGTGAAATCTTTGTTATTACCTTCTTTTGATTCTATAGGGTTTTTGTGTAATAGTGTTGAGGATATTGAACCTATGGGGGTTAGAGCTATCGAGAATCTTACTAAACTTCCTGTTTGGTGTATTGGACCTTTGCTTCCTCAATGTATGCTcaagaaaagtgaaaaagattcaatctttgaATCAAGAAGTG GTAAAGAACATGGATTGTCACCAGAAGAATGTATTTCTTGGTTGAATGAACATCCTGAAAGATCTGTTCTTTACATATCTTTTGGTTCACAAAACACAATTAGTACATCACAAATGATGGCATTGGCTATGGGGTTGGAAGAAAGTGAAAGGCCATTTATTTGGGTGGTTAGGCCACCTTTTGGTTATGACATAAAAGGTGAGTTTAGATCTGAATGGTTACCAAAAGGATTTCAAGAAAGAGTGTCAAAGAGTAAAAAAGGTCTACTAGTGAAATCTTGGGCACCCCAATTGCAAATATTGAGTCATAGTTCAACAGGTGCGTTCTTGACTCATTGTGGATGGAATTCAGTATTGGAGAGTTTGAGTCAAGGGGTGCCTATCATTAGTTGGCCTTTGGCTGGTGAACAAGCATTTAATTCAAAGATGTTGATGGAGGAAATGGGAGTTTGTGTTGAGTTAACTAAATGGTATTCAAGTGATGTTGATAAAGAGGATGTGAAGAAAGTGGTGGAAACTGTTTTGGGAGAAAGTGGAAAAGGGaaagaaatgaaggaaaaagCTAATAAAATTGGGATGTGTATTAGAGATGCTGTTAAAGAAGAAGGGGATTTTAAAGGTTCTTCTGCTAAATCATTGGATGATTTCATATCTACATTACTTTGTAGAAGAAATATGTCATCTTAA